A stretch of Acidobacteriota bacterium DNA encodes these proteins:
- a CDS encoding cytochrome c3 family protein, whose amino-acid sequence MVINKIKYFLIFFISFFLIFINPILPQKKDSCVDCHSQLERNLSLPVKEMEADIHRERGFSCFTCHGGDPALDDESSMDEKKGFLGKLNKKKILSLCSGCHSNPDFMKKFNPSLRVDQAELYASSQHGKLLASDDDKVAVCSDCHKPHGILPSNNPKSSIFPVNVPETCGICHSNSKYMEEYKIPVDQLDTFRKSVHGVALFEKRDLGAPACNDCHGNHGSTPPQVTSVANVCRQCHGSAGELFSESPHKKAFDEMGLSECEACHGNHEISKPTDEMLGTGEGAVCVKCHEVNSRGYNVAFKMKQSIDELKNKERKAKEILRKAEKAGVEVGEAIFSLNDVNTSITKARNLIHGLDMTRIEETIKDGSAIADKAYKDGEKAIEEASFRRKGLGVSLIFIILFIVSLLYKIRQIEKRKIQRGK is encoded by the coding sequence ATGGTTATAAATAAAATAAAATATTTTCTGATTTTTTTTATCTCTTTTTTTCTAATTTTTATCAATCCCATTCTTCCACAAAAAAAAGATAGTTGTGTAGATTGCCATTCTCAGTTAGAAAGGAACCTCTCTTTACCTGTAAAAGAGATGGAAGCTGATATACATAGAGAAAGGGGCTTTTCATGTTTTACCTGTCATGGAGGAGATCCTGCATTAGATGATGAATCTTCAATGGATGAAAAAAAGGGGTTCTTGGGAAAACTTAACAAAAAAAAGATTTTAAGTTTATGCTCAGGATGTCATTCAAACCCAGATTTTATGAAAAAGTTTAACCCTTCTCTTAGAGTTGACCAGGCAGAACTCTATGCCTCCAGTCAGCACGGTAAATTGTTAGCTTCAGACGATGATAAAGTAGCTGTTTGTTCTGATTGCCATAAGCCCCATGGAATTTTACCTTCAAACAACCCAAAATCTTCCATATTTCCTGTTAACGTTCCAGAAACATGCGGAATATGTCATTCTAACTCCAAATACATGGAAGAATATAAAATTCCTGTTGACCAACTTGATACATTCAGAAAATCAGTTCATGGAGTGGCATTATTCGAAAAGAGAGATTTAGGAGCCCCTGCTTGTAATGACTGCCATGGAAATCATGGCTCAACCCCTCCTCAGGTTACTTCAGTCGCTAATGTTTGCAGGCAATGCCATGGAAGCGCTGGAGAACTTTTTTCTGAAAGCCCTCATAAGAAGGCATTTGATGAAATGGGTCTTTCTGAATGTGAAGCTTGTCATGGCAACCATGAAATATCCAAGCCTACAGATGAGATGTTGGGGACTGGAGAAGGAGCTGTATGCGTAAAATGTCATGAAGTAAATTCAAGGGGATACAATGTAGCGTTTAAAATGAAACAGTCCATTGATGAATTGAAGAATAAAGAGAGAAAGGCAAAAGAAATTTTAAGAAAAGCCGAAAAAGCGGGGGTTGAGGTGGGTGAAGCTATTTTTTCATTAAATGATGTAAATACTTCGATTACAAAGGCCAGAAATTTAATCCACGGTTTGGATATGACAAGAATTGAAGAAACAATTAAAGATGGAAGCGCCATAGCTGACAAAGCTTATAAGGATGGAGAAAAAGCTATCGAAGAAGCAAGCTTCAGGAGAAAAGGGCTTGGAGTCTCTTTAATATTTATCATTCTATTCATAGTTTCATTGTTGTATAAAATAAGACAGATCGAGAAAAGAAAGATTCAAAGGGGAAAATGA